The proteins below are encoded in one region of Helianthus annuus cultivar XRQ/B chromosome 2, HanXRQr2.0-SUNRISE, whole genome shotgun sequence:
- the LOC110907485 gene encoding ETO1-like protein 2 has product MATQLDPLRTYPYRYRAAVLMDEQKETEAVEELTKAIAFKPELQMLHLRAAFYESMSDYDLALRDCEAALCLDPNHKETLELYNRTLKESAEFYT; this is encoded by the exons ATGGCAACTCAGTTGGATCCACTCAGGACTTACCCTTATAGATATAGAGCTGCAG TGTTGATGGATGAACAAAAGGAAACTGAAGCTGTCGAAGAGCTTACAAAAGCCATAGCGTTTAAACCCGAGCTACAAATGCTGCATCTTCGAGCAGCGTTTTATGAGTCAATGAGTGATTACGACTTAGCATTAAGAGATTGTGAAGCGGCACTCTGTTTAGATCCTAATCACAAAGAGACACTCGAGCTTTATAACCGAACACTAAAAGAATCTGCCGAGTTCTATACATGA